AATgatatggaaacctaagacataggcctacaactttgttTCGGAGATTTTGTCCAAATTCTGGGTGTAAGGCACTTAAATGTTGAGTGCGAAATTGACCCAAAAACCTCGAAATCAAAATCACATGATAATGTATATGTGAATCAGGATTAgaaatttagccataactcactctacaaaatcccaaattgagtgattcttgaacctgtgtaattcTGAGACATAACGAAATAATTCATATAAAGAACATGAAGTCAAATTGTGATTGTAACTTATCCAAAATGGCTTGATAAAATAGTTTTAGAAATCTGCTCTGTTTTGGAAAGTCCTGAACCTGAAATTGGTCACTGGACAAGTTTTgataaaatggctataacttgaattacaaatatataaattgagttattccaaagccaaaataaatataagacataaacctataaattttatgaagaaagtaTAGCCAAATTGTTACTGCTTCTTGGCCAAATCCATTAGAGAAGTTAAAGGACCAAATCTAAAACTTATGAAATATCCATAAAATGGCTTGAAATGTAAATTGTACTTAATGCCACTAGCTTGATGAACATATATGACATGTGAATATGtgattgggacctatgttcccactaTGATTGAGAtggtaatgccatgatgaaagaaTTATGATGAATGATGAAATAATGTGAACATTGAAATGCTAATGATAATAAATAAGCCCAAGGATACCTAGACAATAATGTAAGCGTTGGATATATTGGCATACCAAGAAGGGATgagattagcagtactgcacacggCTTCTATGCCAGGATACCATGGGCAGGCACCGAGTGTCCGATATGGTTATCCCTTATTGATGGTGATTTGAATAATCACAGGCAGTCACTGAGTGTTCGATGTGATTATTCCCATGGCTTTACGCCCGATATTACATACCTGGTAGGCACCGAGTGTACGATGGTATGATGGCCAATAAGCACGTAGTGTCTAGTGCGAGTATACCCGCGTATCTAGTCTTAATAGTCTGTTAGAGGTTACTTTGGACACTAAAAGTAAGTAAGGAAGTTGAACAATAAAGTAAAGAAAAGTAAAGATCCTCCATAAGAAACGATTCCAAAGATCATGAAAATATAGAAAAGGTACCCAAAAATATTTAACATTATAAAAcccacctttctatcaaattgttTTATGAAAACTCATATGTAAATTATGTTTACTCCTCACAGTATGTTAGCTTATTTAATTTccatatattgtattttcttatattattgcaccattaagcagaaatgcttaacgcgatggttcttccttgcgcaggtactggagataagACCCAGTAGATATTAGACTAAGATTTTGAGACAGATCTGCAGCAGAGATTGTTGTCACCTCAGCATACcactttggtagggctcatggtTCCAAAGCAATGTATATTTGGCAtgttataattaaatgtaaagcttgtaattaaattttgagtttgtataaaaattatgtaaactaTATACAttctgtaaattaatgaaatgagaTAATTTCATGTATGGAATGGATAtgaatgatatggaaatatgatttatgatattGAGTAGTTATGAAATTGAGATTATATTATTGAAATATTTGCACAGGTAACTATTTTAACAAGAAAAATGtcaataaaacagaggagactcttgcagtttctttgaagaaaagaaaagttcCAAActgaattataataaatttagagTGGCAATTAATTAAAATGGAAAGATTAGGTACTCTGGCACAGGTTATGACATTCCTTTACTCGGCTACACAGTAGATCGGATAAGGAAGTGTTACAACTATCCTTAGCATCTTGACATGCGAAGGCTAAGATTAATATCTCAGTAACCAAAGATTGAATATTTTCCATCTAAGGAAAGAttggagcagccattttgatTCAATAATGAAAGGGCGGAAGTAAGAAACTAAGGAGATTCCCTTGAAGACAAAGTATGAAAAGgcaaaaagacaaaaaaaaaaaaaaagaagcaaaaaaaGTAATTTCAAGGCCATGGGTTGCCAGATGTATATATATACAAGCTCTTTGACAAGAAACCACGTGATGACATGACTAGTGCTTCCAAAAGCTAGATCTAAATTTCGAATTACATTTCTTAATGGCACCCAACAAATGAAGGAACAAGAATGTAACAGCCAATAAAATGACTTTGTTGCCTAAATGATCTCCATAAATAATAATCATTTAAGACAATGGGGCATTCTTAACCTATTATCAAAGTAGAAGATGATTGTTCAGAAAAGAAGATGTTTGTGCTTCATAGATCTCAAAAGGAAGAAATAGATGCAGTGAAGCAATCAATCAGTCGACAGCAACATAACAACTAAATAAGAACTACATGAAGGTTAATTTACACAAGAAATCGAAAaccatttagaaaatcaagtaacTACAATGGTACAGAAACAAATTTCGTTAATAATAAAACAAGAGACACAAATTATAGATagttggtatttacaagaaaatttCCAAGACAAAATATGTCCAAGTTCCTCTAGGGGGATCTTCATTTCTAGGACTCTTAGTGCAGGGAGATATTGGGAAACCATTGTCCTAGTATTGGAAAGGCTTATTATTATGAGGATACTAATCATGACTGTGCAGTTTAGAAAGCTTAGTAGTGGTATCTTTACAAGCTTATGCTAACCCCATGTTGTAGCCGCTAGCAAAGTAGTCAAGCATGTTCCTTTTGGCTTTCTTCAGCCTCACCTTCAATTCTCTTATGCGGTCAATGGAAGCCTTAAAGGAAGACCCTGCCTCGTAGGAAGATTTTAATTTCTCAATCTCTTCCTTAAGCCGAATGTTCTCCTCCTTTAGCTTTCTCACTCTTCCAAACATAGAGGTTAGTTGGGCATTGCGACTCTAAAGGCTCTTATTAAGATGGGCATCTCTTGCCTCAAGATGCTTCACCCTTCTTAATAAGGCAGTCTGTTACTCCCaatcatttttcatttttcatttttctaaatattgataattttattaaaaatgtaaaaatatttatacatacatgaaataaacatataatatttGTTTAATATTGTAACCAAataacggaaaatatttttattttctatgaaaaatattttctatatacaaattattttttgtaaaataaacaGAGTCGATgcgattttttttctttctccactaaggtttttttgtctcttttttttCTCCAACAGACAAAATCCATTtacaaatttttaaattattgagCTTTTATATGTCACAGGTATCACTTTTATAAGAGCAATTTCATGTGAATATGATCATTAAGATTTTGTTattattaaatgaaacaaatatcatTGCAAATTCAATGATATTTATTTACATTAAGACATatagattttcttttttttatgtttaatattgATACATTATATAATATTTGGGATGATTAGTAtcatttttacataaaaaaatatattttatatgtaattgtgtgaaattttaattttcttaagtctatttattttaaatgtagaataattttaatttgttaatatCCTTGTTTTCatgaacaaaatttttatttttaatttattagttaatGTTACTTAGATTATTtttgataataaaattaaaaggcaACCTAATTATATTTTTACACATATTTATGCGGAAAGATATATTCcttctaatattaattttcaattgttatgttttaaatttttaaaataataaaaatagaggGAAAGATATTAAAAGgacaagaagaaaaaaaaatgactatttgagaatattaattatataattaatgtaaattaattaaaaatacattattaaatttatatttatattttaatataatatatgacatatataatataatttataattttaaaaaataaaaatactcatcaaatatattaaataatatgttaaaaagattttaaaattatttatattaaacaaTATTCaagatattaatataataaaaatgaaaattttacaataataatatacttaaccgtaaaatatattttaaaaatcattctattttctaattttatttagTTATGTAATctcattatataaattaatattttttaaattataaaaataaaatataaaaaaattaaaattttttaatataaaataataaaatttaaataaatttaactaaATGAGTTAacttgtattttttattagttcattttaatttttaaatccacttatattttaaaacttattattatatcttttattatattatatatagcaaataattttcataaatatataattcaataaaaatataataattttaaattgctaaatttttttatataattaatcaaaagaatattaaaattaatattttaattaaataattaaatatatatatatatatatataatattatgatAATACTGTATCAtatgaaaaaattatatataaaaaattaaattaccatAATGTGCGTTTGAGGAAAactatataattttaaaagaaaagccaagttaaaaaaagaaaaaaaaaaggtaattggATGCTATCTCTCAGTCTGATATAATCATATAAAACACCAATCCAACCCCTCAGTTCAGTTTAGAGTTGGAAGTAATTTGATGGAAAACTTGGCCTATAAATAATTCCAGTCTCCCAGAATTGGAATCCGTGCTCCTTGTGAAATGTTAGCAAGAACGGAACCCATCAACGGCACTGCGAAGCCAAAACCTGTGTCCTCTCCGATGAACAATTTCAAGTCAGATCTGCTTAACTCATTCTCTCTGAAGTCCCTCAAACTCAAAACTAAGCAACAAGAGCTTTTGATCCGTGTCTCAATTCTCTGTCTTGTGTACGTTCTGGCTTTCATTACCCGTTTGTTCAGTGTTCTTCGCTATGAATCCATGATTCATGAATTCGATCCTTACTTCAATTATCGaaccactctcttcctcacccaaaaggGTTTCTATGATTTCTGGAACTGGTTCGACTCTGAGAGCTGGTACCCTCTTGGCCGTATCATCGGTGGCACGCTCTATCCTGGTCTCATGGTCACCGCCGCAATCATTTACTGGACTCTCCGATTCCTCCGATTTGCCGTACATATCCGTGAGGTCTGTGTCTTGACCGCTCCATTCTTCGCCTCCAACACGACCATTGTTGCCTATTTCTTTGGTAAAGAGATTTGGGACTCTGGTGCTGGCCTTGTTGCTGCAGCTTTGATTGCTATATGTCCTGGCTATATTTCTAGATCCGTCGCTGGGTCTTATGATAATGAGGGAGTTGCCATTTTTGCTCTCTTGTGGACCTTTTACTTGTTTGTTAAGGCAGTGAACACAGGCTCACTTGCTTGGGCATTAGCTTCGGCTTTTGGATATTTCTACATGGTGTCAGCGTGGGGAGGTTATGTGTTTATCATTAATTTGATCCCTCTTTATGTCATGGTGCTATTGATTACTGGGAGATACTCGCTGAGGTTGTATGTTGCTTATAATTGTATGTATGTGTTGGGGATGCTGCTTGCTATGCAGATACGGTTTGTTGGTTTCCAGCATGTGCAATCTGGAGAGCATATGGCTGCAATGGGCGTTTTCTTCTTGATGCAGGTTTTGCATTTCATTTAATTCCCCACTTATTCTAGGTTGAATTATTGTACAGTGTGCTTGATTGCTAGCGTTACTTGGGTTTTCCTTTGAAAAAAGTTAAGCTCAAGTAGTCATGTTAGTAATAACAGATGTTTATTTAATGCTTCAATTTATTTATGGATGCAGGTGATTTTACAAAAGTTAACTGCAACTATCTTGGTCACTCTGAATAATgttatatttgttttgaattttcatTCCCTGTTGTGAGCTGTCGGAGAAAGCTATACTCACACTTAGTTGACCTATTTGTACAGGTATTTTATTTCTTGGACTGGGTTAAATACTTGCTGAATGATGCAAAATTATTTCAAGTGTTTTTGAGGATCACAGTGACCTTCACAGTTGGTGTTGGTGCTATTGCTTTAGGAGTTGGCACAGCATCTGGGTACATTTCTCCTTGGACAGGCCGGTTTTACTCTCTTCTGGATCCTACATATGCCAAGGATCACATCCCCATCATTGCATCTGTTTCTGAGCATCAGCCAACAGCTTGGTCATCTTTCATGTTTGATTTTCATATCCTGCTTTTCCTTTTCCCAGCTGGTCTTTATTTCTGCTTTAAGCGGCTATCAGATGCTACAATATTTATTGTGATGTATGGTCTTACTAGTATGTATTTTGCTGGTGTTATGGTTCGGTTGATTCTTGTGGCTACACCTGCTGTTTGCCTTATTAGTGCTATTGCTGTTTCTGCTACTATAAAGAATTTGACATTGTTGTTAAGGGCAAAGAACAAGGTTGCCCAAACTGCTTCTGCAAAAGGAATTGGCAGTGCAAAGTCTTCTTCCAAGGTCAGATCTCtacaacttggtttagttttttcTTTCACTCCCTCCTTTGGGCTTATCGGTGCAAATTGCCTTGTATGAGAATATTGTTATTGTATTCATTGCATGACATTAACGTGTTTGTGATATGAGCTGCCTgactccacctcaaaagctaaCTTACAAGAGGAGGTTTgtaaacccatatatataacacccaagacctccctgcagaaccgatgtgggacgcatcacTTTCTCTCTCTCAATTAttcttctcttctctctctctctctctctcttctattCCTATCTCTATTTCTCTATAATTCACTGTTAGGATTTTGCAATCATAACACTCTCGTAGTATAGAGACATGAGGGCACGAAGAGTAAAAACATTAGGTGTACAGAGAGAAAGTGTGAGGGAGAGGGACAAAGAGATAATGCGTGAGGGGCTAAGAGTGTGAGGGAGAGATACAGATAAAGAGTGTGAGCGCGCGCACATgcgggtgtgtgtgtgtgtgtgtgtgtgtgtgtgagtgtgtgtgtgtgtgtgagagagagagagagagagagagaacgttAGAGAGAAAATATGGAGAGATCAAATATTTTTCTTCCTCTGTTGCCTATTATATCAACTTGTAACCTGTAACTGGCAAAATTAGGTCACAATAGCTTTATTGTTCATTAAACTAAAGTTTAAAGAGTTTAATGTTACAAATTGAAATTCAATAATGGTACCACTACAAGAACTAAAGTTGGGGGATATTGGATGAAATTTAGCCCAATTTCTCATAAAGAGCAGGCAAGGACATTGTAAACTGAATTGTATCATCATTGAATCTTCATAAGTTGCTAAACGCAGCAAAATAGTCCAAACTGTTCTTGTCAATTCCTTATAAAGAAGTGGCCAAGGTGATATTAACTTGTCTAACTCCACcttaaaagctagctcacaagagAAGGTTTGCAAACCCATTTATATAACACCTAAGACTTTCTTGTAGAATCGATTTGGGACGCATTAGAAGGAGAagtaatatttctttgataattcttggAATGAATTACAAGATCAGCTAGTTAAGAATTTATATCTCTAACTCGGCAAGTACTTCTCTAAAGTCAACATAGCTTATGCAACCAACTAAGTGAATCTTTTATAACTTCCTAATAGAATCAGTTGTACAATCTAACTCCCTTTCTTGCCAATGTTCCCTTTCCTGTGCTTTCTCTTATAATATGTAACAACACCCCCTCTTTTAGCACTTTCTTGTCCCCAAGAAAGTGGAGAATCTGGAAATTGGTTAGTAATGAAGCTTCTGTCTTCCCAAGTGGCATCTTCTTCAGGCAAGTGGTACCACTTCATAAGGCCATGCTCCATCTTCTGATCCCCT
This is a stretch of genomic DNA from Hevea brasiliensis isolate MT/VB/25A 57/8 chromosome 12, ASM3005281v1, whole genome shotgun sequence. It encodes these proteins:
- the LOC110659860 gene encoding dolichyl-diphosphooligosaccharide--protein glycosyltransferase subunit STT3B isoform X3, whose translation is MLARTEPINGTAKPKPVSSPMNNFKSDLLNSFSLKSLKLKTKQQELLIRVSILCLVYVLAFITRLFSVLRYESMIHEFDPYFNYRTTLFLTQKGFYDFWNWFDSESWYPLGRIIGGTLYPGLMVTAAIIYWTLRFLRFAVHIREVCVLTAPFFASNTTIVAYFFGKEIWDSGAGLVAAALIAICPGYISRSVAGSYDNEGVAIFALLWTFYLFVKAVNTGSLAWALASAFGYFYMVSAWGGYVFIINLIPLYVMVLLITGRYSLRLYVAYNCMYVLGMLLAMQIRFVGFQHVQSGEHMAAMGVFFLMQVFYFLDWVKYLLNDAKLFQVFLRITVTFTVGVGAIALGVGTASGYISPWTGRFYSLLDPTYAKDHIPIIASVSEHQPTAWSSFMFDFHILLFLFPAGLYFCFKRLSDATIFIVMYGLTSMYFAGVMVRLILVATPAVCLISAIAVSATIKNLTLLLRAKNKVAQTASAKGIGSAKSSSKELITGRTIDSGELQDGLYLLNDCVDQAMLGQSMGVEEEIIQWHGRLGHPSFTVLEKLYLLLFKQCKIELLVCDACEFAKHTRQSYSAINNKASVSFMTIHSDVWRLTQTVSLSCYRWFVTFIDCCSRLTWVYLMKGKNEVFSCFQQFHKMISTQFDAHVKILRTDNGTEYMNGVF
- the LOC110659860 gene encoding dolichyl-diphosphooligosaccharide--protein glycosyltransferase subunit STT3B isoform X2; the protein is MLARTEPINGTAKPKPVSSPMNNFKSDLLNSFSLKSLKLKTKQQELLIRVSILCLVYVLAFITRLFSVLRYESMIHEFDPYFNYRTTLFLTQKGFYDFWNWFDSESWYPLGRIIGGTLYPGLMVTAAIIYWTLRFLRFAVHIREVCVLTAPFFASNTTIVAYFFGKEIWDSGAGLVAAALIAICPGYISRSVAGSYDNEGVAIFALLWTFYLFVKAVNTGSLAWALASAFGYFYMVSAWGGYVFIINLIPLYVMVLLITGRYSLRLYVAYNCMYVLGMLLAMQIRFVGFQHVQSGEHMAAMGVFFLMQVFYFLDWVKYLLNDAKLFQVFLRITVTFTVGVGAIALGVGTASGYISPWTGRFYSLLDPTYAKDHIPIIASVSEHQPTAWSSFMFDFHILLFLFPAGLYFCFKRLSDATIFIVMYGLTSMYFAGVMVRLILVATPAVCLISAIAVSATIKNLTLLLRAKNKVAQTASAKGIGSAKSSSKGLLDQSQPFHRNGAIALLLGAFYLLSKYAMHCTWVTSEAYSSPSIVLAARGAHGNRVIFDDYREAYFWLRQNTPPDAKVMSWWDYGYQITAMGNRTVIVDNNTWNNTHIATVGCAMSSYEDEAYEIMRSLDVDYVLVVFGGVTGYSSDDINKFLWMVRIGGGVFPVIKEPDYLVNGEYRVDKGASPKMLNCLMYDRARGVEIGNKDVKLEYLEEAFTTSNWIVRIYKVKPPNNRW
- the LOC110659860 gene encoding dolichyl-diphosphooligosaccharide--protein glycosyltransferase subunit STT3B isoform X1, with product MLARTEPINGTAKPKPVSSPMNNFKSDLLNSFSLKSLKLKTKQQELLIRVSILCLVYVLAFITRLFSVLRYESMIHEFDPYFNYRTTLFLTQKGFYDFWNWFDSESWYPLGRIIGGTLYPGLMVTAAIIYWTLRFLRFAVHIREVCVLTAPFFASNTTIVAYFFGKEIWDSGAGLVAAALIAICPGYISRSVAGSYDNEGVAIFALLWTFYLFVKAVNTGSLAWALASAFGYFYMVSAWGGYVFIINLIPLYVMVLLITGRYSLRLYVAYNCMYVLGMLLAMQIRFVGFQHVQSGEHMAAMGVFFLMQVFYFLDWVKYLLNDAKLFQVFLRITVTFTVGVGAIALGVGTASGYISPWTGRFYSLLDPTYAKDHIPIIASVSEHQPTAWSSFMFDFHILLFLFPAGLYFCFKRLSDATIFIVMYGLTSMYFAGVMVRLILVATPAVCLISAIAVSATIKNLTLLLRAKNKVAQTASAKGIGSAKSSSKGLLDQSQPFHRNGAIALLLGAFYLLSKYAMHCTWVTSEAYSSPSIVLAARGAHGNRVIFDDYREAYFWLRQNTPPDAKVMSWWDYGYQITAMGNRTVIVDNNTWNNTHIATVGCAMSSYEDEAYEIMRSLDVDYVLVVFGGVTGYSSDDINKFLWMVRIGGGVFPVIKEPDYLVNGEYRVDKGASPKMLNCLMYKLSYYRFGELITEYGKPAGYDRARGVEIGNKDVKLEYLEEAFTTSNWIVRIYKVKPPNNRW